The Acidobacteriota bacterium genomic interval CGTCTTCATGCCGATGCTCTACCAGGGGCTGGCGGGGATGAACCGCCGGATGTACGACGGCGGCGAGCAGTACATGATGAACGCGGACGTGCTGTGGCTGAACGAGGTGATCAGCATCGGCGCGTGGGTGCTCGGCCTGTTCCAGCTCCCGTTCATCTACAACTTCTTCCGCAGCATCAAGCACGGCGAGAAGGTGGACGACAACCCGTGGCAGGCCACGACCATCGAGTGGCAGGCGCCGTCGCCGCCGCCGCACGGCAACTTCTCGGCGCCGCCGATGGCGTACCGCGGGCCTTACGAGTACAGCGTGCCGGGCGCGGCCCGCGACTTCCTGATGCAGGGTGAACCCGATACGGCGGCGGCCGAGCAGGCCAAGGTGTAGCGAACGTCATGGAGATTCCGTACATCGTCGAAGAACGGTCCGACACCGGGCTCAACAACGTCAAGCTCGGCATCTGGCTCTTCCTGGCGTCCGAGGTCATGCTCTTCGGCGCGCTCTTCTCGTCCTACGTGCTGCTGCGCCTGATGGCGACCGAGTGGCCGTTCGGCGTGGACGTGCTCAACGTTCCGCTCGGCACGGTCAACACCGCCGTGCTGATCGGGTCGAGCGTCACGATGGTCATGGCCTACGCGTCGCTCAAGATGGACGACTTCGGCCGCTTCAGGTTCTGGCTGGCGTTCACCATCGTCCTGTCGCTGGTCTTCATGGTCATCAAGGGATTCGAGTACAACCACGAGTTCGAGATCGGCAACTTCCCGTGGACGAGCACCTACCTCGCGATCTACTACACGATGACCGGCCTGCACGCGCTGCACATCATCGGCGGCGTCGTCGTGAACACGTATCTCCTTCTGCCGGGCTCGAAGATGTGGAAGACGAACAAGGCGCAGTTCACGAACCGGATAGAGGCGGCCGGCCTCTACTGGCACTTCGTCGACCTGGTGTGGATCTTCCTGTTCCCGGTGCTCTACCTGCTGTAGGGTGGGACGGACGCGAGAACGCACAACATCGAGAGCATCATGAGCGAAGACGTTCAGGCGCACATCAAGACGTACTTGAAGGTCGGCGGCGCGCTGGCCGTGCTGACAGTGATCACCGTGGCGGTGTCGTACATCGATTTCTGGGGCGTGCCGTTCGCGGTGTTCGTGGCGCTCGTCATCGCGGGGACCAAGGGCTCGCTGGTGGTCAGCTTCTTCATGCACCTCATCGAGGAGAAGAAGATGATCCTGGCGACGCTCGTGCTCACCGTGTTCTTCTTCATCGTCCTGATCTTCCTGCCGCTCCTGGGGCACGCGGACAGGCACGGCGAGTACTACACGCTGCCGAACGCCAACGCGCCGGCCGCGGCGCCGGCGGCGGGCCACTAGCCGGATCGCGAAGACGGGAGCCGCGCCATGTCGCTCCGAGCCATTCACCTCGTGTTCATCGCCGCGTCGATCCTGCTGGCGGCGTTCATGGTCATCTGGGGCGTGGCGATGTTCATGACCGAGCGCGGCGTGGCCTGGCATCTGGCGTTCGCGGCGGGATCGTTCTGCGCGGTCGTGGCGATGGGGATCTACGCGGTGAAGTTCGTTCGGAAGACCCGCGAGATCGGGATGCACTGATCGGGCGCTCGAGGGAAAGGGAGCAGGCCGATGACAGGAACCGGAGCGAAAGCCGCGCGGGTCGTTGCGCTGGCGGCGACGCTGTTCGTTCTCGCGCCCGCGGTCGCGTGGGCATGCCCGATCTGCTTCGGGGCGGATCCCGACTCGGCGACCGGCCGCAGCGTGAACTGGGCCGTCTTCACGCTGCTCGGGGTCACCGGCGGGGTGCTGAGCGGCTTCGTCGGCTTCTTTTTTCATCTGTTGAAGCGTTCCCGGCAGGCGCTGGGAAACGATGCGGCGTTCGAGGCCGCGGTGCGGCGCGGCCAGCCCGGAGGGGAATCGTAGATGGGTGAACTACTGGGATTGCCGATCCAGGCGTCGGAGCACGCGCCCGAGATCGACGAGATGATCGTTCTGATCCA includes:
- a CDS encoding heme-copper oxidase subunit III, which encodes MEIPYIVEERSDTGLNNVKLGIWLFLASEVMLFGALFSSYVLLRLMATEWPFGVDVLNVPLGTVNTAVLIGSSVTMVMAYASLKMDDFGRFRFWLAFTIVLSLVFMVIKGFEYNHEFEIGNFPWTSTYLAIYYTMTGLHALHIIGGVVVNTYLLLPGSKMWKTNKAQFTNRIEAAGLYWHFVDLVWIFLFPVLYLL